The Haliotis asinina isolate JCU_RB_2024 chromosome 2, JCU_Hal_asi_v2, whole genome shotgun sequence genomic interval agttctgctccggaaaaaaCGAATTTGCACGGTTGGACGGGTTccagaatatttcattaatatctGTTCTTGGGATGGGACGGATACTCGGGTGCTCGAATCCGTATCGGTTACACCTGGAATCGAGTTCCCGGAAAGGGAGAGACCTCTGTAATGACAAGGGCATGTATCTGGAACCTAGAACAAACTGGACGACACACTGGCTAAGTTGAGTGTTTGGGCTTATTTTCAAGAGAACCAAATGCCGACTCTGTGGTACCATGCTATGTATTGCACTATTATACACTGTAAAGCATAAACCTGTTAATTACATTGTGGAACTGTTTCGTTGCTTAATGATTTAGTTCCTCAAAAGGTTTAAACTGTCTGACGCTATTACATTTtacatgtacagttacaaaACATTCACAACACAGTTATTAACAGTGATTCCATTCCACCAATACTAATTCACAGAGAGCTTCTAACATGTTTGGCCTTGTGTAGCTCCAGAATACACTGGATATACATGGTAACTGGTAAAGATTTCAGTTACTTTTGCCAAGCTTTCAATTGTGTGATTGTTCAGAGTAAAATCCATGAAACATTGATCGCTAAATAGTCAGTGAAGTTCATGTTTGTATCTATTAATAAGCTGTAATGTTCTGTTTTGATCTGACGAACTGGCCGTTCAGATCCAAACTCTCTGACGCTGGTATATTTTACATGTACAATGAattacaaaacattcaaaacacaCTTATTAACAATAATTCCACTCCATCAAGCTTTACTAAATCACAGAGAGCTTCTAACATCCTTGGCCTTGTATACCTCCAGAATACACTGGAATACACTGTCCCCATTTCTCAACATATCtacacacaaactgtcaggttcTTTTTCGTGTTCCCATATCTCAAGTTCAAGACCATCGCCATAGTTACATTCTTTTCGGTACCACATGGAAGCTGATTTGAGTAATAACGGTCGAATGGGTAAACCCGAGTTGGACTGACGTTTTCCCCTTTGAACTAAACCATCGCAACAGTActtcaaataatttgaaaaactgAGATGGTGGTTTGCGTCTGTATCGCTGTAAGGTACATCTTGTACCGACACCTTGCTTACACGTGATTGGTCGGATGGCCTCTCAAGAGCGTGAAACCTCACTGGCTGGCCTCCATCACACAGATGCCCGTATGTATTCTTCCACTGTTGGGGAATCTTAATCGGCTTTCGAGAGGTACTGTCCACCAAGACTATCTGACTTCTATATCGTGCCAACGGAATTTCGTCGGCCTTCATCTCCGTTTCCATGACGTAGCTGCTGCTCCCGACGTTGCTGATGCGACTGTCTAGGCACAAAGGGGCTTTGACTACAGACCCATCGTACAGTTTATCACGGAAGTCTATTTGTGCAGTGATGTTAAATGACAGATATTTCTTGCTGAGTTCTTGCAAGCCGAGTAATGAGTCCTCGCCGTCAGTTGCCTCTACCAGACAGATCTGTGTGGAGTCCATTAGATTCATGACGCTCCAAGGCTTCGGGAAAGCTGTCgacagagtgagtaagtgagttaatatgatTTTATGCTTCTTAtggaaatattcaagcaatatgacggcggagGATACAAAAATAGGTCTTATACACGTAGCGTATACACGTACTCAAATAGTGAATCATTTCAATCGAACTCGGGTTTTGGGCGTGGCAAAcgaatgctctaaccactggaCTCAACTTGAGGGTTGATTGTAAAATGGGAAATGTTCCATACACCAAAATATTTCTAACCAATTCACTAGCTAATGCGTAAGATGGATATACTTGGACGCAGCTTTTAGTAATATCATGGCCTTGGAgatcagaaatgggcgtcatGATTCGTACTCATGTTGGaaattgaacccagatctttggcttgacgagcgaacgctttaatcgcTTGGCTACCTCACTTCCCAAAGAACAATTTTCGATTGCCAATTGAACGTTCTGATATAGTAGGACTGCGTAATATAACCGGTTTACCGGTATTTACCAGTTCAAACATGCAAACGATATATATTGCTATACGATGATCGAAAGAACGGTATTTTTACATGCATTCGTAACATTCGAATTCTTCgaatatttccatttttcacACCGGAAAGCATGCTCTTCTTATCATAACAAGTGATGACCAGTGATCTCTGATAAGTTCTGACCAGGTCAAGTTGCCGTCTAAAATCTCAACTTTTTTAAAAGGTGGAGAAACTAGTTGAAACTAGTTACCACTGTGTTAATGTTAAATGTTCCTTTCCTTCTTTTATTTGCGCCACTTCTTTTTTACATCATTACTCTGTGAGTATTATTATTTTCTATTAAAACTTAATCAAACATAGTATAACTTTATAAGTATCTGTGAAACAACACCCCTATGATGTAGTATGTTGATGTTTGAGGTTACTCGATGTTTGACCAGAGTGACTGGTTTTGCATTCATTAGCATCACGGCATATCAGTTTGGAGTGTGAAGGTTGTCACGGTTCATTCTCACATTTCGTTACGATGCCAGTACATAAGCTAACGATATCCGTCATTAAGCACATTCTTCATATGGTCGTTCCAGTCCACACGACAAACATAATGACTCACATTGCGCGTCAAAGGCGCTGTAAGGCAAGCCAGGAACGATAACTCGTCCTGAGTTTGGTGCCAGTAGTATTCTCTCATATCCCAGCTGTTTAACAATTCTGAAATACGAAGGATATTTAGGTCACATCTTGTATAACAAACATAGCAATATCAACTTTGGTTACTGGAAATAAacgtcatttgaaaaaaatagttaAATGTTAGCAATCGCTTTCATGCAACTATCATAATATGTGACTTGgctaaataaataattataaaaaaataaataaataaataaataaataaataaataaataaataaataaataaatagaaaacTCTTTTCCTAGGAATGATACATTACACTGTACACTGAATACAGAATCACAGATTTGATAGAATATGCCAACAGTTCATACTACGAAAGAAATTACTTAAATTCGCTTACTCCACTGCAGCCTTAACCAGGTTGGTGTGGCCATGTGACATATATACCTGTAATCAGTGTAGAGTAACATTCTTAGGACATGTCTTTTCTATTTTTTCTTCCATTTTTTAACATAATGCTTGTCGCATGGTAGTAATGGTAATAATATTTAGCTATTTTTGTCAGATAACATTTGTTGGACCAGcggggctgtggggtagtctagtgggcTTAATGCATgaactcgtcacgccgaacacccgggttcgattccccacacgggtacaattaatgtgtgaagcccatttctagtgttctccGCCGTGTTATTGCTCAAACcgtcgtaaaaccatactcactcactcttaacagGTTGCTCATTATACCCGTAATCCCCATGTCTTGCACAAGAGAAGAAAAATCAGAACAAATCCATATCGCACCTTCAATGGAAACATTACGGTAGAGCAATGGCCGCCTCAACACCTTAAAAGTCTGCACTACGTGTTTTATCACGCTAGTCGTAACATGATAAAAGTGAAATCTAATGTGAATACACAGACACGTAAATAGTGTGTTGTAGCATGCATGATACTTACCTTGAAAATCCCGTTGTCATCGTTAAGGAGTGACAATGCAACAATGAGCAATCGCCTGGACAGCGATCGGATTCGCCTATCTGGGGTTGAAGTTCATGTCCAGGGCCCACTTACACAGCGCTAAGATCGCCTTGTGGAGGTCAACACGGGTTGCTTTGTATGAGCTGGTTCCCAAATCCCTTCACGCGCTCTAACTTGCGTTTATTGAGATATGCGAGATGGGGCCCAGTTAACGCTTTGCTCCCCACTCGCTCGTTGCTGGAAACTGCCCGACGACAATCTATTCTCGAAGTTTGGTCGTCAAACTTCATGGCGCATGGCTCCAGCACTTTatagtacatgtataatattaaATCAGTTGTCCATGATGTCATAAAGGGTGTTCCTCGCGCCATCTGAACAACGAGGTGTTAAAATACGACAAAGTAAAATGCCAGAAGGTGTTCGGAACAAACCATATCTATTCACTTGGTGCAGGCAATCCAAACTCAGTAATAATGTTTCTCTCTATGATATTGGCAAATAGTACCTGAAAGTTTTCTTTGTAGTTTTTGCACAACTGTAATATTCCTTTTCAACTACATGGCTTTTCTTAAGTAAATATATGTCAGCACTCATTCAGTTGTCTTCATTATGTAATCATGGTAATGTTTCGTGCTTCTGTTTCAATTGATGAAGCTATGGTACCAGAATATTTTAATAACCATGTAATACCCATGATAGGTGTTCACGTACCAGAAATGTAatgatctggggtagaataggccttcagcaacccatgtttgctcCAGAAGGCGACTTTGTTTGTCGTAGAaggcgacaaatgggatcgggtggtcaggctcgttgacttggttgacatcgatgctcatgttgttggtcattggagtgtctggtcaagactcggttatttacagaccgccgccatatagctgaatattgcgtAGTGCACTCATTATCATGTACCTAGATGTCAGTTTATGCTTTCTACCACAGCTTGTGTCATAACACAACATTCAGCTATGGCCATTATTCACATGTCGTTGAATGAATCTTTTTATTCAGGTTGGATGTATTTTGCGTACTCACATTCTTTTCTATTAGGGAAATATTACTTGGTCTGTAGGAGAGTGAGCAATACAATCCATGGATGGGCAACAGAAATGACCTTTACTTATGGATCCTAAATCAAACCATGGTTTTGGTTTGATGAGAAAACCCGTTAGCCACTATATTTATTATAAGTTATTAAAACTCTCTGGATCTTAGAAAAGTGGCATCTGACCGGTTCATGAGGTCCAATGTCTAGCACAGAATTACAAACTTGTCCCCTTAGACCCTGGTGCAGGCCAGACATTCAACACTTCACCCCATAATACATTCCGCTCAGTGAAATCGTGCAGTGCTGTTAAGTACTGTCGTAAATAGGACAAATATCAACTATTttggctgttactctgtatccctaaaaCGCACAATACATTCCAGTATCTGTAATGGGCCGTTCCTTAGCCTCATTAAAATTTTCTAAACCGTTAAATATTTTAGCCACTGCAAGAGGTAAGATCTCATTATAATGCCAGTGACTCGTCCTTGTCTGAAGTGAACTTAATTACATTTCCATAACAATTTCAATACGAGACATCAATCGGAGAACAGATCTTaacataacaaatatatacattcatACAACATGTGTCTACATGTCTACATGTGGTGAGTATGTATCCAAACGTTTTAGTTTGGGACGTAAGAATCTGCCAGCCCCTGCTGCCCTGTCCGAGGCTGGTTTTCAGGGCCTGGCGACAGCTGTGATATACTACAGTTACTAACATTTATTAACTAATTGTATTTTCTGGGGTCTTATATGGTTCTGACCTGATCAACAACGTTAAGTGTCCGACAAAGAGTTTAAGATACACGTGTGAAACGAAAGTGCGCGAGAAAGTGGCGGAGAGCTTTAAGATACTGAAGCAGCAAGACAGttagctaagatacatagcgttcactacatgaacgctgttcatgtagtgaacgctatgtatcttagctacAAGACAGTAAGCAGTAAGTCTTCAGGTTTCTAAGAGAGCGTTATAGGATTGTGTGTTGTGGGCTCAGAGGACATACAGTTTTTCAACTTATCTAGTCATGGTAATGATCCTAAGCTGTAAGACCGATTCTTGGTTGGTGGGCTTGTCCAAGAATCTGAATCTCCCAGTAAGATCTCAGTCAACAGAACTGATGTTCTAGCAGATGAGTCCCTTGATCATCAGTTATCAATGATAAAGCAATGATAAAGAAGAACTGTCAAGAAAGTATCAGTATTTCTTGGATATAATAAATTCATCCAAGAGATTAGCAGGAGGACACTGCCATATGTCTCTTCCATTCAAAGATTTCAACATCAACTTACCAAAGAGAGTGTGGTTCAAAGAGAGCCTTATGGGATTGTATGTTACAGGCTCGGCCTTAGGAAAGGTTATtcagattagtgcagaaatgagccaTGTGGATTTTATCGAAGTCCAAAGCGACTGACTTGGAACTGACCGTGGCTTTATGGAAATTAGAAGGCGATGATACTGTATTACAAAGGACACATTTTAATTGCCTGTTTTGAAAATAGATTTCATCATAAACGATAACTGACGTCAAAAATACTAACTCTCACACTGAAACGGTTAAGGATGTAGTTGTCATGGAGTTtcactatcactataaaaagaaacaggtaggaggggtcgtctcaaaagcaaaaccaggtcGGGTGAATCAGACAATGGTTGGGGTCGGGCTgggggatagagatatcagctaacGTAGATAACCCCATAAAGGAATTTAAGTTCAGAAGTACACGACATGTCATAACATATATAACAGTATCCAGTCATGTCAATCTTCAGGTGGTCATGCCAcctgtatattcagagacattTAATATGATGCTTTAGTATGGGTATCAGGTACCATACTCTTTTACATGACACCTTAACGTCAAattcatgaaagaaagacatgtaagatgttaatcaatagataagacatattcaacacacataaaaaagcacaaaatatctttgagatggcccCATGTTCCAGTAGGCAGCGCAAGCATTTCATGCTTCGTGAGTCGACGTTCCttcgtcatacctggctgacCGGCCTAATGGCCATCTATGGTCTCATCTACTGTTTTCACCAGCGATATTAAGTTATTGCCCGATATTACGGGTACAcctgcttttctggatatcctctcACGCTTCCTACTGATTGTCTTTGTTAGACAGAAGAgggttatttcgacatatcctatttgcagttgtgtaaatttgagggatacagaacataaacctaaagtgtgcttctcaccaTATAACAGGTCGTCTCTTTTtccccagaataaccgcatttgaggttctTGTTTTGAAGGGATAGGTTTCACTTTTCCTAACTGTAAATGGACATCAACAtccaaatgatacatgagtgtttgaaaacaATTGACAAGTATCGTTCAAGATTGAACTCACAATACAAAGAGTTTCTGAAGCGGGATTGGAGCCGCGCGATTCACTCATCTCTGGGCAGACGCTCTACCACACGGCCATCGCGTCGACGATAGCAGTGGGGTTAAATTATTTACTTATAATTACTgacattaaattgattttacgcacgcttcagttactgttatgtagcttcattaaataaTCATCTACATTgcaattacccatcattgacggtatatatgttagagactCGGCTTTGGTAGACAATGTCAAACCATTGGGGTCGGGAAATCCAAAAAGATTttcctatttccgacagtaatTAACTCCATATTCACACAGCTGTGTAGTTCCACTCGTACCAAGACATTAAGATTGGGTTTTGCCAAAATGCTGCTTTAAACTTGACTTGTTGATTTTGGTGGAGAGTCCAGATTAATGATCATTTTCTTGTGATATTAAccatttttcgaaccgaagcaaGGCAAGCCAATATTTGCCTGCATATATAAACACTGGTCAATCGCCATAATGGTTGATAATGCCTTGGATACATTCATTGatatgatgtgtgtgtgtatatatatatatatatatatgctgacTGCATTCTGAATCATATTGTCACCCAGTATTCTTGAGATACTACTAGTGGGACGTCAGTCAGCTACGTCAGCTAGTCGTGACATGACAGCAACGGCGCCGGTGCAGTGCTAAATCATACCAGCAGTATGTTGTCTGtatgaaatttgtttgtttgtttgttgtttaacgctgcattaagcaatatttcagttatatggcggcggcctgtaaataatcaaatctggacaatcTAGATAATCTAACTATTAACAGAATGGGAATCgctctacgcaattgggatacgatgacgtgtgtcaatcgagtcaacgaacctgaccgCCGATCTCGTTAGTGGGCTCTTAACGGACAGTGTGGCTTTCgaaagactaattctaacccggatcttcactagtctgcctgaaaaaaaaaagaatttttttGATCTGGTGTTCTAGAACATTTAACATGGTGACTGGCAAAGATTTCAGTTACTTTTGCCAAGCTTTCAATTGTGTGATTGTTCAGGAGTAAAATCCATGAAATATTGATCGCTAAATAGCCAGTGAAGTTCATGTTTGTATCTATTAATAAGCTGAAATGTTCTGTTTTGATCTGACGAACTGGCCGTTCTGATCCAAACTCTCTGACGCTGGTATATTTTACATGTACAATGAattacaaaacattcaaaacacaCTTATTAACAATAATTCCACTCCATCAAGCTTTACTAAATCACAGAGAGCTTCTAACATCCTTGGCCTTGTATACCTCCAGAATACACTGGAATACACTGTCCCCATTTCTCAACATATCtacacacaaactgtcaggttcTTTTTCGTGTTCCCATATCTCAAGTTCAAGATCATCGGCATAGTTACATTCTTTTCGGTACCACATGGAAGCTGATTTGAGTAATAACGGTCGAATGGGTAAACCCGAGTTGGACTGACGTTTTCCCCTTTGAACTAAACCATCACAACAGTACTTCAAATAATTAGAAAAATTAAGATGGTGGTTTGCGTCCGTATCGCTGTAAGGTACTTCCCGTACCGACACCTTGCTTACACGTGATTGGTCGGATGGCCTCTCAAGAGCGTGGAACCTCACTGGCTGGCCTCCATCACACAGATGCCCGTATGTATTCTTCCACTGTTGGGGAATCTTAATCGGCTTTCGAGAGGTACTGTCCACCAAGACTATCTGACTTCTATATCGTGCCAACGGAATTTCGTCGGCCTTCATCTCCGTTTCCATGACGTAGCTGCTGCTCCCGACGTTGCTGATGCGACTGTCTAGGCACAAAGGGGCTTTGACTACAGACTCATCGTACAGTTTATCATGAAAGTCCACTTTTGCAGTGATGATAAATCCCAGATATTTTCTGAAGAGTTCTTGAAAGCCGAGTAAAGAGTTCTCGCCGTCAGTTGCCTCTACGAGACAGGTCTGTGTGGAGTCCATTAGATTCATGACACTCCAAGGCTTCGGGAAGGCTGTCAACAGAGTGTGTAAGTGAGCTAGTATGATGTTATGCTACTTAtagaaatattcaagcaatatgacggcgggggaTACAAAAATTGCCTTTACAGGTATACACGTCCTCGTATGTGGTGAATTGTACTCGGGTTCAGgtcgtgacaagcgaacgctctaaccatttggctacaccaatggggggggggggggggggggggttatgGCAAAACAGGGAATGCTCCATCCCCCGAAATATTTTGATCTATGTGGCTTTTCCCCTAGCCTTGGGGCGAGGATTTGATCCACAAACCCGGCACACAATGTATCAAACTCACAACCTCACAGATTTGTACTAGTCGGGAGTAATGCTAGTTCACGATTTGATGGATACacgtgaagctcatttctggaatattgcaacaaaCATGGTAAAATCTCACGATAAAACTCACAAACCATGTGTCAGGATAACACTGATGCCCCCACACCATACTCAGGCATTGTACTCTAACATAACCGGCCAGTCCTTCTTTCATCCCTTAATAACGAGCACCAGGCACGTTAACTTGAGGTGTGACGCTGTCGGGGATCGAAGTCCAGCTTCATCCTACATGGCCAATCGCTAGCTAATGCGTAAGATGGATGTACTTTGAGGCAACTTTTTGAAATATCATGGCCTTGGTGATCAGAAATGGCCATAATTAtttgtgctcatgtggggattcgagctcggatctttggtgtgacgagaaAACGCCTTGACCACCTGGCTACTTCACGTCCCAATGACCAACTGGCCATTGCCAATGGAATTTACTGTTATAGTATGTACTTGATGTTTTGTCACGCCATCTTCTCACATTTTATTATGATTTCAGTACATAAGTCAACGACATCCGACATTAAACTCATTTGTCATAAGGTCGCTCCAGTCCATACGGCAAACGTACTGACTCACATTGCGCGTCAAAAGCACTGTAGGGCAAGCCTGGAACGATAACTCGTCCTGAGTTTGGTGCCAGTAGTATTCTctcatatcccagttgtttaGCAATTCTGAAATACAAAGGATCTTTAGATCACACCTTTGTATAACAAGCATGGCAATATCAACTTTAGTTACTCGATCAGATAAATGAATGGAAGTTGACAAAAAAGCTGTATGTTATCAAGCCCTTTCATGCAACAACTGTTATATGTGGCTTGGCTAAAATaacttgaaaaaaaattaaaactcTTTTTCCTGAGGATTACACGGAATACAGTAATCACAGATTCCATGGAAGATGCAAACAGTTCATACCACGAAAGAAATAACATGACCGCTGTGGTGCTAGCCTGGGtttgaattgcaatctaactcgaaaactaataaacataaaatactcaatgaaaagCTGATTATAATTAAGAGATCATATCAACTCTGTGAGGCTTTTGcaataaaaatatcataaaaatattgatacacTTCACTGATTGTTTCGAGGTAGGAGTGCTGAGAAAGGGACATCCAGGTgtccctcgtaacaaacagtgaactgtgtcaatatttttatgatggATTGTTAAACAACTTAAATATTTTTAGGATGAAATaatctgcaaaaacctcagagagttggtatgatgttttaattatgatcagcgtttcactgagcattttatgtttattgttattagttttcgagttagattgcaattcatccgCCCGCTTTTGAGTCAAACGCATTAGATACTACTTGCTCTACTACGAGCTGGAAATATAATGAATCAATTACTCTACTGAGGTCAAAATGTTACACCGAAGTTAATCTTCTACTGAGGTCAAAATGTTACACCGAAGTTAATCTTCTACTGAGGTCAAAATGTTACACCGAAGATAATCTATGAAGCGGGCCGATTCTTTAATCCCCACTACCGCGGCatgacacaagaaaaaacaaatacaaatcgAACCGTCAATAGAAACATTACGGTATGTCACTGGCCGCCTCACTGCCTTGAACAGTCTACGTGTTCTAATAACTTCTATCACACTTGTCGTCACATATGATGAAAGAGTGAATACATAGACATGTAAGTAGTGTGTTGCAGCATGCATGATACTTACCTTGAAAATCCTGTTGTCATCTTTGAGGAGGGAAACTGCGGCAATGAGCAACGACTTCTGCGTTCTGGTCAGGTTATCGGGGACAAAGGTTGAAGCTGGATCTACTGTGCAGTTCGCTTTGCATGAACTGGTTCCCGGCTCCCTATACGTGCGCAGGTATACGTTGATACTGCGATATGCTAGACAGGGCCCAGTTTACGCTTTGCTTTCGTTCCCACTCGTCCTCTtctgcattctcttcccacagaggatactcctgtcatatcttccaacGTAGATGTGACATGGCagaagtaacctctgtgggaagagaatgcctcTTCTGTAAACTGCCCGAAAACATTCGACTCTCAATGTTCATTTGTCAGCATATGCCACATGGCGTCAGCACTTTGTCATATAATATTTCATCAGCTGTCCGTGATGTcacaaacccgtgaaggtccagggtagaatagaccttcgcAACCTATgattgccttaaaaggcgactatgcttgtcgtaaaaggcgactaacgggatagggtggtcagacttgctgacttggttggaatatgtcatcggttcccaattgcgcagatcgatgctcatgttgttgatcactggattgtctggtccagactcgattatgttcagaccgctgccatatagctgtaatattgctgactgcagcgtaaaactaaactcactcaatcatgaTGTCACAAAGTGGGTGTTTTGCGGGATCTGAACACAACTTGTCGCGAGGACGTTTAGGTTGTAATTGGTTAACCTGTTATGTATTAACATCGAAACTCTCTAGTGTGTTAATGCTGCTTCAGTTACAAGAGAAATTTCAGCAAGCATTTACGAAGATCGCTGCTGATCGCATAACTGAGCATTTTAATCTGTTGTACAACCTCTCCAAGCCGAAATCTCTAAACTAAAAGGCGAGGTCGAACCCCTCAAAGCAGAGATTGTACTGCTTAGAAAAGAAGTTGGGCAGAATACGGATGAGTTAGAACAGTATAGCAGAAGAAATTCGGAGAGAATTGCAGGCGTAACTGAAAGGGAGAGAGAAATACAGACGAACTGGTAACAGAAGTGCTGAAAACTGTGCACCCGGACATCCGTATCTCAGGAGTCACAGAATCGGCAAGATCACCTGGATAATATGCGACTGTACTAAATATATTATCCACTCAATTGTATATATCCTGTAAGTAGAcacattgtaaatatgtatatgcGAAACTGTTAATGTCTCATGTTCCTTGTTCTATGTGTCATTGGCTGTTGGATAGTGTTTTGTATTGTTATGAATCCCTTGATACTTAGATTCCTCCTCTCTAACTCTATCTCTATCATACTGTACAAGCTTCTTTCTTCTGCCTTTATCAGATCCTTTCTTCAACTATTATCAGCTATCTGTGAAAGTGTACTTATCCGTATTCGTTCTATCTACCCGAAATATGTTGTGATCACACTCAAGTTTAACATTTGTTCTCGACAACACGAAATAACATTGCAATGTTTGTTTAATcacataatgtcatattttcatcTAATTTTATCTGAGTATATATTATTCTCCCTGTACTTACATGGGTAATGATATTATGCAACACCGTGTGGTGATTGGAGTCTTTAATTGTGTAAACTTTAGCATACAGGTTAGATTCAAGAGCGTCCTTTATGCGCATCGTTCGCTGGATAATGTGACGCTCCTTGTACGTGAACTGAGGTTAATGTTTGAGATCTTCTGTAACGAATGGAAAGCATGCACGATGTTTCCTACTGTCTGTTGTCTTCAGTCACAAACTGGTAATGTTAACGTAATCTTTGTGTtactattgttattattattggtGGGGACGTGCAACCCAACCCAGGGCCACTGACCCATGACAACACTGTCGGTGACCATTCAGTGTCTATTTTCCATCTAAATACTAGAAGCGTACGTAACAAGCTTTCTTATTTGAGTGAATTCTTATCAGATCACAACGTTGTTTGTTTCACGGAAACGCACTTGGACGACAGTATTAAAACTGAAACGCTAATCTGGGAAACTTTCCACGAGCCAGTACGCAAAGACAGATATATGTTTGGGGTGGTTTATTAGTTTATGTTAATATAAGTCTGTTTTTTAAGAGAACTCCAGAACTTGAAAATATTTCCGATGAAACAATTTGGATAGAGATATATTTACCACAAAATTCGCTGCTACTATGTACAGTATACAGTATTGCTTGAT includes:
- the LOC137272412 gene encoding uncharacterized protein, whose amino-acid sequence is MTTGFSRIVKQLGYERILLAPNSGRVIVPGLPYSAFDAQSFPKPWSVMNLMDSTQICLVEATDGEDSLLGLQELSKKYLSFNITAQIDFRDKLYDGSVVKAPLCLDSRISNVGSSSYVMETEMKADEIPLARYRSQIVLVDSTSRKPIKIPQQWKNTYGHLCDGGQPVRFHALERPSDQSRVSKVSVQDVPYSDTDANHHLSFSNYLKYCCDGLVQRGKRQSNSGLPIRPLLLKSASMWYRKECNYGDGLELEIWEHEKEPDSLCVDMLRNGDSVFQCILEVYKAKDVRSSL
- the LOC137272411 gene encoding uncharacterized protein isoform X2, with product MTTGFSRIAKQLGYERILLAPNSGRVIVPGLPYSAFDAQSFPKPWSVMNLMDSTQTCLVEATDGENSLLGFQELFRKYLGFIITAKVDFHDKLYDESVVKAPLCLDSRISNVGSSSYVMETEMKADEIPLARYRSQIVLVDSTSRKPIKIPQQWKNTYGHLCDGGQPVRFHALERPSDQSRAD
- the LOC137272411 gene encoding uncharacterized protein isoform X1, which codes for MTTGFSRIAKQLGYERILLAPNSGRVIVPGLPYSAFDAQSFPKPWSVMNLMDSTQTCLVEATDGENSLLGFQELFRKYLGFIITAKVDFHDKLYDESVVKAPLCLDSRISNVGSSSYVMETEMKADEIPLARYRSQIVLVDSTSRKPIKIPQQWKNTYGHLCDGGQPVRFHALERPSDQSRVSKVSVREVPYSDTDANHHLNFSNYLKYCCDGLVQRGKRQSNSGLPIRPLLLKSASMWYRKECNYADDLELEIWEHEKEPDSLCVDMLRNGDSVFQCILEVYKAKDVRSSL